One Solanum pennellii chromosome 9, SPENNV200 DNA segment encodes these proteins:
- the LOC107030017 gene encoding uncharacterized protein LOC107030017 translates to MILSEFNIVYLSKKVITAQDIADHLGENIVDEEYETLKTYFPNEEVLLVDEDISETYLGLIVLFDGEKNHLGKCIEAFLVSESGYHYLMVDKLRFDCTNTMVESEACILGLKMAIDMNVQELLVIRYSDMLIHHVQDTPKRQNEFRLKPKRNNEFADTLATIASMIKHPDTDYIDPMDIQVKKKPVHCSHVEPKRDGLP, encoded by the exons ATGATTTTGAGTGAATTTAATATTGTGTATCTGTCTAAGAAGGTTATAACAGCACAAGACATAGCTGACCATCTTGGAGAAAATATAgttgatgaagaatatgaaactCTCAAGACTTATTTCCCAAATGAAGAGGTATTACTTGTGGATGAAGATATTTCTGAAACATACCTTGGTTTGATAGTAttatttgatggagaaaaaaatCACCTAGGGAAATGTATTGAAGCATTCTTAGTGTCAGAATCTGGTTACCACTATCTTATGGTGGATAAACTCCGATTTGATTGCACTAATACTATGGTTGAATCAGAAGCATGCATTCTTGGGTTGAAGATGGCCATTGACATGAACGTCCAGGAGCTTCTGGTTATTAGATATTCAGACATGTTGATTCATCACGTTCAAG ACACTCCAAAAAGACAGAATGAGTTCAGACTTAAACCCAAAAGAAATAATGAGTTTGCTGATACTCTTGCCACCATCGCCTCAATGATTAAACATCCAGATACTGATTATATCGATCCTATGGATATACAAGTAAAGAAGAAACCAGTCCATTGTTCACATGTTGAACCGAAACGAGACGGTTTGCCGTAG